TCAAATATAGCTAATGGTCTCAACGACTGGGTCACGTCTGGGTGTATTTTCCAGTTACCGTAATTGTTCCTGAGGGAGCCCCTTCCCAGGCTTTTGGCACGGCTCTGTGGGGCCTTCTCCATCACCCTCTtgtatggtgtggctggtgttttgttcAACTATatttcatatgtgtgtgtgtatgtcaccTGTATTTGGTGATATTGATGATGAGagatggtgttaggagtggtgttatGGTCTACTGAGTCATGTAAATAGAATGTTTACCAATTGATCACAGAGAGACACGTGATGATATATTACACGTTCCGCGTTACGAGTAATTTTTGTAAAATTAAGCAGTAAGTGTGTTGTGTTTAGCGGGGCACACAGGATAATAATATTCAGTTGACGTAATTGAAGGTTTTTATTGTGTCAAGATTTTAATTAAGAgagtgggagggtgggggggttggggggcctCCCTCGGGCTCTGCAGGaaggccaccaccacctccccaaccaccaccaccaccaaccaccaccaccacactgttcctaccatgacccccccccctccatcctaccACCACAATTcccacaatactaccaccaccaacacccctccCACCAACTACTGCACCACAATACCCACGattccctcactaccaccattactccactatcaccatcaacaccccccTTACACTCGTTATCACTCTCACTGCAAGCAACATCAACTTCGCTACTCTCACTATAACCACTGTCACCTCAGCCACTCTCACTATCACTTCTACTGTTACAACCACTGCTTACACCCTCAATACACCACAACCCTTTTAACAAGTATTTTGTGGTGATAAAAAGGAGGCAGAACAGggcacagcagcaggagcagcaggtaaACAGcgcacagcagcaggagcagtaggTAGACAGGgctcagcagcaggagcagcaggtaaACAGAGAACAGCACCGTTGGTAATCAACCAATGAGATCAGAATAAGGCAGACCAGCAGCTGCTACAGACAGCCAAATTGCACTGAGTGTAAGTCAAACCAAACATAAACATAAAATGAATTAAAGAACTAATAGACAATGgattaagaataattaaataatagcTTAAGAATCAAGGTACAATAGATTAAGAAAATTACTAAATAAAATAGAGCAGACGAAGAAAAATAAATTAGGAAAAATACAATAGAgtaaaaaatacaatatattaaaaatacaatAGATTAAAAAAACAGGAGATTAAAAATACAATAGATTAAAATACAATAGATTAAAACATATAATAGATTTAATACAAAACATAATGGAATTGAAGCAAAACAGAGTGGATAAAGAAACCATAGATAGTAACACAACAAAGTAGAAGATGATAAACGAGGCGTCAACCATAGACAGCAACAAACGGAAGAAGCAACAATGGACGATAGATAATATGATCATAATTGCTTTAAGCTCGAAATgagatttataaaaaaaaatgaaaacaagaGTTGACATGAGACTGTAGCATGTTTCCATCGGAGATAAGATACAAGACAGAGGTTCACACGTACTTGTCAAGTTCCAACAAAGTTGTTGTGGTTGGTTAATTACATGTTTAATTCACGTTTGTTTTTAGGATATCAGATAGAATgaaaaataatactaataataattataataataataaaaataataattataataataataaaaataataataatattaatataaaaattcattttaataaaaatattattgagGGTGGAGTAAATATCCTATACATATGTACGTAtattattaaaccaaattttcGAGTTAATTGACATCCTTTATCGAGGTGCAGTAAACCATTATTTATTAACAGTTCGCTTACAcatatattaattattttaattaattaatacaaataataataagcaTCAAATTAATTATGTAACAGTTCGCTTACACACGTATTGGTTGTCTCTTTCAGCTTTGAACACTAGAGTATTGTAGCAAGTATTCTCCAAAATTTTTATTATTAAgacacaataataataaaaagaagaTTGAAATAAGTACAATTATTGTAATAAcgctaataataatgatttacaaATTGCACGTAAAatttaatcttatttttcttcgtgTTAATAGCAAATTAAACTGACATTACGTTAATGAGGCTGATATTTTACACCATTGAAGGCAACTTTCTCATTATTATGTCACCATTATCAACAAGCATCATGATCATCATGATCATCATCACCAACAatgccaccgtcactaccaccacatcaccataccaccaccatcatcagcaGCTGTTCCCTTTCCTCCTCATTGTAAACAATCACACACATGTGTGCAAGTAGGAAGCAATACTTGTGTTTACATTTACATTAACAATGTACGtgttaatatataatttatacatGCAGGCATACGCACATAAATAAAACTTGATTAATGTACACATGtggatttataataataataataatatctgtACACTTACCTAAATAGCACACTAATCTAGACATCTTACTGAGAAGATTCGAAGCAGGAATTTAATACATTGTTTAATTCAACACCAGTGTAATGATATTACTAACATAAAGTGCATAAACAATGAACAACAATGCagtttccaatatatatatatatatatatatatatatatatatatatatatatatatatatatatatatatatatatatatatatatatatatatatatatatatatatatgtcgtacctaatagccagaacgcacttcccagcctactatgcaaggcccgatttgcctaataagccaagttttcctgaattaatatattttttctaatttttttcttataaaatgataaagctacccatttcattatgtatgaggtcaatttttttttattggagttaaaattaacgtagatatatgaccgaacctaaccaaccctacctaacctaacctaacctatctctatcggttaggttaggttaggtagcagaaaaagttaggttaggttaggttaggtaggttaggtagtcgaaaaaacattaattcatgaaaacttggcttattaggcaaattgggccatgcatagttggctgagaagtgcgttctggctattaggtacgacatatatatatatatatatatatatatatatatatatatatatatatatatatatatatatatatatatatatatatatatatatatatatatatggcacaactctcctaaacacgagagttaagtatacaaagtATACTTAACTATACAAAGTATACTTAAGTATActtagtctcctggtgggaaagtgttctaaagttgtatatatatatatatatatatatatatatatatatatatatatatatatatatatatatatatataataatgtccTCTCGCACACCTGAACCCTCGGAAAatacaacgtgtgtgtgtgtgtgtgtatatatatatatatatatatatatatatatatatatatatatatatatatatatatatatatgtgtgtgtgtgtgtgtgtgtgtgtgtgtgtcgtacctagtagccagaacgcacttctcagactactgtgcaaggcccgatttgcctaataagccaagtttcatgaataaatgttttttcgactatctaacctacctaacctaacctaacctaactttttcggctacctaacctaacctaacctataaagataggttaggttaggtagggttggttaggttcggtcatatatctaagttaattttatctccaataaaaaaaaatgacctcagacataatgaaatgggtagctttatcatttcataagaaaaaaattagagaaaatataataattcaggaaaacttggcctatttggcaaatcgggccttgcgtagtaggctgagaagtgcgttctggctactaggtacgacatatatatatatatatatatatatatatatatatatatatatatatatatatatatatatatatatatatatatatataatatatatatatataatatatatatatatatatatttatttatatatatatgtatatatatatatatatatatatatatatatatatatatatatatatatatatatatatcaatattttacCTCTATTGGCTGcatatttgtttttcatctgtaaTAACACCTGCGTGTATAGTGATCTGTCGTACTGGTAATaagtgatttaattatttttttgcaGTGTTTGACCTCCTCAAAATTCTCGTGATACGTTTTTCTTGGCCATCTGAGGGGAGGACGTTCGCCACCTTCAATCCGGCTACATAAAGAGTATTGTTAATATCAGCTATTAATAACAGGCGCGTGTTAGCTTATTTTTCGTAGGTCTAGAAATTTGTTTACTATGTGTTATAGCATGTTTCTATGACATAGGATATTTGTTCCATAATGTTTTCAGtggattttctctatttttagaaTGTTTTCGAAGAATTTCTTCGAATTTGTAGAATATTTCAATCATTCAAACAGGTTTTTCGCGGATTTCTTACCTTTTTCGAGAATATTTCCAACACATctccatacacacagaaatcacaatagcgtgatatattcagtgaacaaatccacaagggccttgatgagggttcgaaccaacgAACGGGGTGTTCTCagctgcgccttagtcaactgtgccacgaCCTGGCAAAATATTTGTGAATTTGTTCTTTTGTACATCTCGATAATTTTCAAGACTATTTCCATTACTTCCAGAATATTTCCGTATCTTTCCAGCATAGTTCTGTAAGTTTCCAACATTATTCTGCAATTCTCCAGCATATTTACGTACTTTTCCGGCATATCTGAATACATGTAATCCGCATCTTCCCAACAGCTTTCCACCCTCCCCAACAAGCACTTGAAAACCCCCTTGAACGACCTTTTAaatggtgtgtgttttttttttttttaaacgccaTTTGCTGTTTAGACGCGAGAGAATAGCCAGCAGTTGATAATATTGTCTGCCTTTTGTTTCTGGATAGCGGGGTGAGGAGTCTGCACAGAGAGGCCCAAACACTCATAAACATGTTATGGTCTATTACGCTCAATATTTTTTCGCAATAACTTTCAAATATGACGTATTTGGAGCTGCGCTTACTGCATGGGTTCCCTCAAGTGCAGCAATTATTTCATGAGTCTTGCTTTTTGTGTCTCACaaggaaataaataaattgttttatataatgtTATGTAGTATATACAGGGAAGTAATGCACGTTAATGCAATCGTGTAGCGTGTAGAAGTTTAAAATATGCATATGTAATGAGGCATTCAGTAATACAAATGCAAAACAAGTATTATTTTTGTAAACTCAGTATTGTATTGTgatgatctcccccccccccttcccttcccttccctctctctctctctctctctctctctctctctctctctctctctctctctctctctctctctctctctctctctctctctctctctctctctctctctctagattaCATTAAGTTGTTTATTCATTATATTTCTTGTATACAAGAGTGTGTCAAAACGTACACAAGATTGTCAACACTGTTTACGAGGAGAAATATCATTCTCAGGATGAACAACGCACGTACACATCACAGGGTTTTACGTGTCCGAGGTGAACGTTCACGTGTTCAGTATGAGAGTTTAAACTATTTCAATCCAGAAACCCATTGTTCTCCAGTTCAGTTCACACGTGTTTAATATAGCAGTTCACTGTCTTTCACTATGCGCTTGTCTTTCGCTTGCTACATAGTTTACTTTGTTTAAATAAGCACTGAACAGTTTGAATACAGACTATGAACATCTAGCTAGCCAAGTCTGAGGAATCTTAGTTCGACGTACTACAAATCTTAGTGCTTTAAATCTTACAAGAGACCAACGCGGAAACTCTGCCAAAATGCCCACAAGAATCCGTATCGTCACCAGTGTTCCGTGTTTGTCTTTAGAAATTTGATTGATAGTGAAACTGGAATTCTGGAAAGGACACATTACAAAACTTGGCTGATGCTGTTCTTAGCTGTTGGTCTTGTAGCTGCTTTTTCATCAATTCTGTCGGAGTTACCTATATCAGGCGAACGAGCAACTTGATTTAGACAGTTATATGTGTCCTGGGCTTCAGTGTTTTGACAATGTCACACAGCATTGTCACACAATACTTGTCAAAAGATTTAATATCATTACCCTTTTTATAAGTTAAGTTTTTGAGCATGGATACATTATTTTTCGTCTATTATGCCCTCTTATAGCAATGGGGAACTCGTTGCAAGTATAGTTTTACATTTAACCCTTGTAATCAGATGTGAGATTTCAGGTTTCGTTGTCGTACAGGTATTGTGTTTATTACCTGTGGCGATTGCGAATGCAGACGTGTTCTCTGTAAGTTTTCCAGCAGAGGTGAGGATGTTCAAACATGTGTAATGCAAGTGTTGTTGCTCTCCGTGCCTGGGTCGGTAGTGGACGGCGCCGCTTTCCAGTTCGGAGTCTGCCGCGACGTCCTTATCGTCATGACGGGGACGCAGCACCAGTGCTTGAAGAGCTCGCTGAAGGTATCCCTAAACTGTTGGCTCATGGCGCAGTAGAGCAGGAAGTTAATGGCGCTGTTGAAGAGCACCAACATGTCCATGATCTCGCCCAGCTTCTGGTAGCAGGGGAAGAATCCGGAGTCAGGAATGACAGTCAGGAGGCCCAGGATGCCCTGAGGAACCTCAGACGCCAAGAACAGCACCAGGATGCCCAGCAGCATCTTGGTGACCCGATCTGCTTGCTTCTCTGCGTCTGCGCCGCGACCTGACGTGTTCTTCATGAGCTGCGCGCGTCGTCTGGCAGCGCGCAGCAGCTCCTGGATGAGCGCGAAGGAGAGACTGGTGAGAGCGCCACATGGCAGCAGCTTGAGCATCACCGCATATATCCAGAAGTTAATGCTCTTGAGGAAGCCCCCGTGAGCCAGCGCCAGGTGGCTGAAGTTCACGATGTAGAGCGTCTGGCCCCTGTGctctatcttgctgatggtgaagTTGAGGTAATTAGGGATGTTGCAGACGATAGAGCAGAAGAAGGCGGCCAAGCTGACGGCGTGGGTGCGCCTCATGGAACACCAGGTGGTGTTATTCTGCGGGAAAGCGATGGCGATGTAACGCCACACCGCCAGAGTCACGGTCAGCCAGATGGAGATGGTGTGGAAGACCTGGGCGAAGTGGGCGTGGAAGAGCACGAACACCGCCCATCCCCACGAGTACCGGGAGGCCAGTGGGCGGCTCTGCCACACGTACTGGTGCATGGTGTAGGGGATgtactccaccatcaccagcaggtcTGTCACCGCCAGCCCAGTCAGGATGGCGTTGGTGGGGGACACCATGGAGCGTCGGGTCAGCACCACCATGTTGATGACGTTGGCCACGGAGCCGAAGACGCAGACGGCGAGAGACATGCAGCCGTGGACCGCCTGGTAGCTCTGACGGAAGCTGTCCCACGCCTCCGTGCTGCAGTACTCCTGCACACACAGTTTACAAGAATTAACACTGGCAATAATGATAagagtattattattataacatatTTATTACCTCAGTTGGTAATTGTAAACACAATACTGTGTTGTAAACACAATACTGTGTTGTAAACACAATACTGTGTTTACAACAATAAGTCTTATTTTACATTTGTATTATTGAATGCCGCAACCACTTGGGTTGCCCAATCAACCCAAATGATCGGGCAAAAAAGAAATGACAAATTTTAATTAGTATTCTTTACAGAAGAACCAGAAAATTTTCCATCGTGAACGCTGTTTACAGAGAAAGTTTAAAATAAATTACTCAAGCATAGAGTACCAACTGCAACCCAAGTCtgtaattaaaatataaaaataattgacATATAAGTAAATATTTATGTACAAGATAATATTTGTCAGATCTTTTTAAGGTCACATGCACCAATTTTGAAAAGTTAAAGAAAATATGTTTTGATATATATGATATTTGAGAGAAAACAATCAAATGATCTCAAGACCAGTTTAATGAGTAGAAATGCCATATAAATGATTAAATGGATGAAATATAGATACAAATGTTTATATGCACTTGCTAATCCTATAAGACTTTCCTCCAATAAGCCACTAAGACTTGTCTCCAATAAGCCACTAACACTTGCCTCCAATAAGCCACTAAGACTTATTTCCTATGGGCCACTAAGACCAGCTTCCAATAAACTACTAAGACTTGTCTCCTATGTGCCAATATGTGGGGCTTGCATTGCTCCTATATTCCAGTGTTTTAATCTGGATTGCGCAACGTCTCGTTTCATTCCGAACTGGTGAGCGCTCCGGGTAAACCTGTAACTGAGTTCAATTAGCGAGCAAAAGGTGGAGTTGGCCTGCGGTTATAACAGGTATTGGCACTCACGAGTGTACAACGCAAGGGAATATAACATGTGAAATTGAACGCTGGTTCTATTTTACGGGTGAAACGGCATTCCGTTTTCTGGTGTTTCGGTTTCTAATGCAATCAGCTTGGTGGAAGACTTGTTTCTAGTCAGCTTCAAATAAGGCTTCCTCCAGTCAGCTTGGAAGGAAGTCTTGTTCCAGGCAGTTTGGATGGAATCCTGGATGGAGGCTTGATCAGTCAGCTTTGTTTACTCAGGAAACGTCAGATTGCCAAATGTGCCATATTTTTCTTTAAGTGGACATGCTATATTAATTTCCCAACATTAATATAAAATAGACAAATATAAAAACCCCGGATATGATAATGTTTGCTAGAGTCTCGGGCGGTGATCTTCATTCAGCCAGGCCCCCAAGGTGCAAGGCCTACCCAGCTCCTCACACTGacgaaacactcacacacacacacacacacacacacacacacacacacacaccactgtgacAGGCAACCACTCAGTGTGACTCCATGCGGTGCTACCCTAAGCCCTTGCACTGTTAATGGGACCTAGCCAAACACTCGTGATGTTAAAATAACCTATTAAAATTCCCACACCCGTGCTTTTGGTTCAGGCATGCACCTCACACTTACACAGTCTAAGTGTTAACCAAACACCCTATAGATAAATCCCTTCTACAGTTACTATTGCTTCTTCGTACTCTAGATGGTAGAGGATGCAGAATGTAAAAAATCCTTAAGGAAATTAgcaaatatatattcatttatttgCACATATCCAGCACGAAATTTATCTatattttttcaggtttttcacttgagaaggaagttgaaaatttAACCCCCCAAAAGTTAACTTTGCAATTTTATTATGGCCTGAAAGATGCATTTGATTGACCTTGTCAACATCTTCCGAGTCAAAGGTAAATTGGATACTAGTTGGATCATGTGAATATTTAACCAAGAAGGATGAGGTAAATCAGTAATGAATTACCCAGTTGATGATGCCTCGTGGGCCTGAGAGTGCCTTGGTCATGAGACTAACAGGATGTACCTGAGTACGAGCTGGCTGTTGAATGAGTGTTTCATATGTAGTGCTTCGCTGATGTCTAATCTTCTTTGGTCTCTGTATCTGACGATTATTTCGGTATTGTTGGCCAGGATATCtcgggtgatgatctggttgaaCGTAGAAATTGAACTTCTTTTTAAAGAGtcttgttgtttgtgcattgtcaggCACCTTGAAAGAgatgctgatgctttgtcaatacatatatatatatatatatatatatatatatatatatatatatatatatatatatatatatatatatatatatatatatatatgtatatatatatatatatatatatatatatatatatatatatatatatatatatatatatatatatatatatatatatatatatattcttatttaGGCAAGAGAGCAACTTCCTCCCTTATACTTGATCCAACCCTAGGTGTCTGGGATCATGGGGTCCCGACCAACTTGCCACCTTATATGAGAGCCAGTGACTCCCCTCGTCACTGGATCTCTCAGCCAGTTCTCTCATCCGTTCCAATTCCTGCCAAGACATCCGGCCATTTATAGCCAAGATGTATTTTTCTCGTTAAGCCAATGAATGTCTTTAGGATTTAGTCGAGTGGGACGTGTAAAATATTTGAGGAAGGCGACGAAATTTGAAAAAAAAGGGGAAATTGATGGATATAGAAGATAAAAAAGGCGGGACATTGGTGTCGTATGTGACGAAAATTTGAGTATTATTtacctgtctttctctctctcgcttgctccTTCTTTTGCTAACTTGCTTTCTtactcactatctctctctcgatCTTTTGCTCTCGCGCTGACTAGCACTCTTTCACTCAGTTACTCTAtcatttctctctttctctctgtctcctaCATC
The DNA window shown above is from Procambarus clarkii isolate CNS0578487 chromosome 21, FALCON_Pclarkii_2.0, whole genome shotgun sequence and carries:
- the LOC123753838 gene encoding G-protein coupled receptor dmsr-1; its protein translation is MVAVGAEGAVGGLGTMAVIATLVNVTLDAPSYANADYHIDDLDYSLTFNASLDNATVSEGNITDDDNVTQLSAEYCSTEAWDSFRQSYQAVHGCMSLAVCVFGSVANVINMVVLTRRSMVSPTNAILTGLAVTDLLVMVEYIPYTMHQYVWQSRPLASRYSWGWAVFVLFHAHFAQVFHTISIWLTVTLAVWRYIAIAFPQNNTTWCSMRRTHAVSLAAFFCSIVCNIPNYLNFTISKIEHRGQTLYIVNFSHLALAHGGFLKSINFWIYAVMLKLLPCGALTSLSFALIQELLRAARRRAQLMKNTSGRGADAEKQADRVTKMLLGILVLFLASEVPQGILGLLTVIPDSGFFPCYQKLGEIMDMLVLFNSAINFLLYCAMSQQFRDTFSELFKHWCCVPVMTIRTSRQTPNWKAAPSTTDPGTESNNTCITHV